The DNA sequence AACCGCATCTCGGAAGTGGTGAGGTTGTCGATGCGCCAAGCCATGCGCCAATCCTCGCCGCACCTGGCGCAGGATACCTGCGTCACCCGGATCCGCGGCTCTTCCGCTTCGGGGTCCGCCGGACGTTCCGCGTCGCTCATGAACGCTCGCCGCGGCCGCCGTGAGTGCTTGTCATGGCCAAGACCCGCTCAATCCTTCGCACCCTTCGGACGGTACTCCGCGGCGGCGATGCGGTCGGGGAACTCGATGTCCTCGTTGCGGCAGGCGTCGACGATGAGCTTCGAGCCCCAGTCCTTGCCCGGATGCACGGGGTCCAGGCGGCTGCCCTTGACGCGGTCGATGATGGAGATGTCGGTGGCCGCGTCCACCCGCGTGGCCACGGCCCACAGCACCTCCTCCTCGTCGTATACGTCGATATCCGCGTCCACGACGACAACGTGCTTGAGCAGTTCCGAGGCGGTGAACGCGGCCATGGCCGCCAGCTTGGCCTCGCCCTCGCAGCGCTTGTCGATGCTGATGTAGCAGTGGAACCGGCCGGCGCCGCTCAGGGGCAGGCACACGGAACGGACGGTGGGCACCACCGCGCGCACGTTGCGGTAGATGCTACCCTCCTTGGGCACCGCCCCCAACAGCCGGTGGTCGCGGTGGCCCGCC is a window from the Deltaproteobacteria bacterium genome containing:
- a CDS encoding UbiD family decarboxylase, with product SATRENDGHQLRSICNIWDYYVRAEARGEALPVACVIGHHPAYYLGNCILNGIAEDEYESIGGLMGEPLRLVPSETFGDELLVPADAEMVIEGRVVPYEREVEGPFGDFTGLYGPAGESPVVEVTAITHRRGAMCMDILAGHRDHRLLGAVPKEGSIYRNVRAVVPTVRSVCLPLSGAGRFHCYISIDKRCEGEAKLAAMAAFTASELLKHVVVVDADIDVYDEEEVLWAVATRVDAATDISIIDRVKGSRLDPVHPGKDWGSKLIVDACRNEDIEFPDRIAAAEYRPKGAKD